The following are encoded in a window of Halosolutus halophilus genomic DNA:
- a CDS encoding stage II sporulation protein M, which translates to MDDRGTDVKDGHRRSSESGTRTEPPGSHDDRSPAESGAETESIPIDTPTEPEPDPRTGSDAADRGPGRGPNAIRNWTGLTAALALVSVLTAVAIVAIHDAAVPALGATALGIGFAAIGAVSRTNAADAVGVLADGWAEHRPYVWFATGLFGFGTIVGALLVAFGVDLTELLAEMLMEEFSEEELAGGIELSATFFITNNTPPFLAAIVGALTFGFVTATIMLFNGVLIGNLVFAIGSETGVGLVVALIVPHGIFELPALFVAAGVGFRLLHRTGQRIAGTRDALFTRAYLVRTGTLVAFGWLLLALAAFVEAYLTVPIAELFFPEQA; encoded by the coding sequence ATGGACGATCGTGGAACCGACGTCAAGGACGGGCACCGTCGGTCGTCGGAGTCCGGGACGCGGACGGAACCGCCGGGTTCGCACGACGATCGATCGCCTGCCGAGTCGGGAGCGGAGACCGAATCGATCCCGATCGACACGCCCACGGAACCGGAGCCCGACCCGAGGACGGGATCGGACGCTGCCGATCGCGGGCCCGGTCGCGGACCGAACGCGATCCGCAACTGGACGGGCCTCACGGCCGCCCTCGCCCTCGTATCGGTGCTCACGGCCGTCGCCATCGTCGCGATTCACGACGCGGCGGTGCCCGCACTCGGCGCGACCGCCCTCGGGATCGGCTTCGCGGCGATCGGCGCTGTCTCCCGGACGAACGCCGCGGACGCCGTCGGGGTTCTCGCCGACGGCTGGGCCGAACACCGGCCGTACGTCTGGTTCGCGACGGGCCTGTTCGGATTCGGAACGATCGTCGGTGCTCTCCTCGTCGCGTTCGGGGTCGACCTGACGGAACTGCTGGCCGAGATGCTGATGGAGGAGTTCAGCGAGGAAGAACTGGCCGGGGGGATCGAACTCTCGGCGACGTTCTTCATCACCAACAACACGCCGCCGTTCCTGGCCGCGATCGTCGGTGCGCTGACCTTCGGATTCGTGACCGCGACCATCATGCTCTTCAACGGCGTCCTCATCGGGAACCTGGTGTTCGCAATCGGGTCGGAGACTGGCGTCGGACTCGTCGTCGCACTGATCGTCCCCCACGGGATCTTCGAACTGCCGGCGCTGTTCGTCGCCGCCGGCGTGGGATTCCGGCTCCTCCACCGGACCGGCCAGCGGATCGCCGGCACGCGCGACGCGCTGTTCACGCGGGCCTACCTCGTCAGGACCGGGACACTCGTCGCCTTCGGCTGGCTCCTGCTCGCGCTCGCGGCGTTCGTCGAGGCCTACCTGACGGTCCCGATCGCCGAACTGTTCTTCCCCGAACAGGCCTGA
- the hisG gene encoding ATP phosphoribosyltransferase, producing MRIAVPNKGRLHEPTIDLLERAGLHLENGADRKLYADTVDPDVSVLFARAADIPEYVADGAADMGITGYDQVREARVDNVAELLDLEFGRCRLVLAAPEDGAIDGVDDLAGKTVATEFPNITRDFFADTGVEPDVVEVSGATELTPHVEMADAIVDITSTGTTLKMNRLAVVEEVLSSSVRLFAREDVLEEPKVREVRTALSSVKHAEGKRYLMMNVPEDRLEEVREVIPGLGGPTIMDIANGGEEKLAVHVVVDERDVFETITEVKKAGASGILVTEIERLVE from the coding sequence ATGCGAATCGCCGTTCCCAACAAGGGCCGCCTGCACGAGCCGACGATCGACCTGTTAGAGCGGGCGGGACTTCACCTCGAGAACGGTGCCGATCGGAAACTCTACGCCGACACCGTCGATCCCGACGTCTCGGTGCTGTTCGCCCGCGCGGCGGACATCCCGGAGTACGTCGCCGACGGCGCGGCCGACATGGGCATCACCGGCTACGATCAGGTACGGGAAGCCCGCGTCGACAACGTTGCGGAACTGCTCGATCTCGAGTTCGGCCGCTGTCGACTCGTCCTCGCCGCGCCCGAGGACGGAGCCATCGACGGCGTGGACGATCTGGCGGGCAAGACCGTCGCGACCGAGTTCCCGAACATCACCCGCGACTTCTTCGCGGATACCGGCGTCGAACCCGACGTCGTCGAGGTCTCCGGCGCGACGGAGCTGACACCCCACGTCGAGATGGCCGACGCGATCGTCGACATCACGAGTACGGGGACGACGCTGAAGATGAACCGGCTGGCCGTCGTCGAGGAGGTTCTCTCGAGTTCGGTCCGCCTCTTCGCTCGCGAAGACGTCCTCGAGGAGCCGAAAGTCCGGGAGGTCCGGACCGCACTCTCCTCGGTCAAACACGCCGAAGGCAAGCGGTACCTGATGATGAACGTCCCCGAGGACCGACTCGAGGAAGTGCGCGAGGTCATCCCGGGGCTGGGCGGCCCGACGATCATGGACATCGCCAACGGCGGCGAGGAGAAACTGGCGGTCCACGTCGTCGTCGACGAACGCGACGTCTTCGAGACGATCACCGAGGTCAAGAAGGCCGGTGCGAGCGGCATCCTCGTGACCGAGATCGAACGGCTGGTCGAGTGA
- a CDS encoding heavy metal translocating P-type ATPase encodes MTTRRAHLEITGMSCATCSGSVEDALDDLDGVESASANYATDEGTVEYDPEAVSLAEIYAAIESAGYEAAAETETITVMGMSCATCSESVGEAVEALPGVLRADVNFASDEARVEYNPSDVSLAEIHDAIESAGYEPVREDGEETQGSQRERAVEKELRRQRRLVIGGGLLTLPFVPIMLAMFGLVTLPETIAGVDLGWIEFVIATVLMATLGREFLVGAYRAFSHNRRANMDTLVAMGSSAGYVYSTAVLVDLVGSAGLYFEAVAFILWFITLGNWLEVRSKARAGSALRELLQMEADEATIVEDGEEREIPIEDVEVGDVMKVRPGEKIPTDGVVVDGQSAVDESMLTGESVPVEKGEGDEVVGSTINENGVLLVEATKVGSETAIQQIVERVKEAQSRQPEIQRLVDRVSAYFVPAVIVNAVFWSILWFLFPETLYGVSSALGAWIPLLEPVQGGPEVAVAGAGVPVLEFSVIVLASALLIACPCALGLATPAATMVGSTLAATNGVLFKGGDVLEQVRGIDTIVFDKTGTLTHGEMTLTDVVTFEPDAVPDGGEPSGTSRSASVRGSDSSGEPAPDGGVDTDTAADAGLLAGREESLESLVLGAAATAESGSEHPIAAAIVDGAAERGIEVGEVSEFENVPGHGIRAETDRGSVLVGRRKLLEDEGIDTGPAEETLTRLESEGKTAMPVAVDGELLGALAVADEVRESATETVAALRKRGTEVVMLTGDNERTARAVAKRVGIDPDNVRAEVLPEDKADHVEALQDDGSRSSSGRGSDGGSRVMMVGDGVNDAPALTAAQVGVAIGSGTDVAIESADVTLMRDDPADVLKAIRISEATLSKVRQNLFWAFVYNTTLLPIASLGLLNPALAGLAMATSSVSVMTNSLAFANYDPHEEYRPAVLKPFDRFRR; translated from the coding sequence ATGACTACCAGACGAGCGCACCTCGAGATCACGGGGATGTCCTGTGCGACGTGTTCGGGGTCCGTCGAGGACGCCCTGGACGATCTCGACGGTGTCGAGTCGGCGAGCGCGAACTACGCGACGGACGAGGGAACGGTCGAGTACGACCCCGAGGCGGTCTCGCTGGCCGAGATCTACGCGGCGATCGAGTCGGCCGGCTACGAGGCAGCCGCGGAGACGGAGACGATCACCGTCATGGGGATGTCGTGTGCGACCTGTTCGGAGTCGGTAGGCGAGGCCGTCGAAGCGTTGCCGGGCGTCCTCCGGGCGGACGTGAACTTCGCCTCGGACGAGGCCCGGGTCGAGTACAACCCGTCAGACGTCTCGCTGGCCGAGATCCACGATGCGATCGAGTCGGCCGGCTACGAACCCGTCCGCGAGGACGGCGAGGAGACCCAGGGGAGCCAGCGCGAGCGCGCCGTCGAGAAAGAACTGCGACGCCAGCGCCGACTGGTGATCGGCGGCGGTCTGCTGACGCTGCCGTTCGTGCCGATCATGCTCGCGATGTTCGGCCTGGTGACGCTCCCCGAAACCATCGCCGGCGTCGACCTCGGCTGGATCGAGTTCGTCATCGCGACGGTCCTGATGGCCACGCTCGGCAGGGAGTTCCTCGTCGGTGCCTACCGCGCGTTTTCCCACAACCGGCGGGCGAACATGGACACGCTGGTCGCGATGGGTTCCTCGGCGGGCTACGTCTACAGTACGGCGGTGCTCGTCGACCTCGTCGGCAGCGCCGGCCTCTACTTCGAGGCCGTCGCCTTCATCCTCTGGTTCATCACCCTCGGCAACTGGCTCGAGGTCCGATCGAAGGCCCGCGCGGGTAGCGCCCTGCGCGAACTCCTGCAGATGGAGGCCGACGAAGCTACCATCGTCGAGGATGGGGAAGAACGGGAGATTCCCATCGAGGACGTCGAGGTCGGCGACGTGATGAAGGTCCGGCCGGGCGAGAAGATCCCGACCGACGGCGTGGTCGTCGACGGCCAGAGCGCGGTCGACGAGTCCATGCTCACCGGCGAGTCCGTCCCCGTCGAGAAGGGCGAGGGCGACGAGGTCGTCGGCTCGACGATCAACGAGAACGGCGTGCTCCTCGTCGAGGCGACGAAGGTCGGCTCCGAGACCGCGATCCAGCAGATCGTCGAACGGGTCAAGGAGGCTCAATCGCGCCAGCCCGAGATCCAGCGGCTGGTCGATCGGGTGAGCGCGTACTTCGTCCCCGCGGTGATCGTCAACGCCGTGTTCTGGTCGATCCTGTGGTTCCTCTTCCCCGAGACGCTGTACGGCGTCTCCTCGGCGCTCGGCGCCTGGATCCCGCTGCTCGAACCCGTCCAGGGCGGCCCCGAAGTCGCCGTCGCCGGCGCGGGCGTCCCGGTTCTCGAGTTCTCGGTGATCGTGCTCGCCTCCGCCCTGCTGATCGCCTGTCCCTGCGCGCTCGGACTGGCGACGCCGGCCGCGACGATGGTCGGTTCGACGCTCGCCGCCACCAACGGCGTCCTGTTCAAGGGTGGCGACGTGCTGGAACAGGTCCGTGGGATCGACACGATCGTCTTCGACAAGACGGGGACGCTGACCCACGGCGAGATGACGCTGACGGACGTCGTGACGTTCGAACCCGACGCGGTCCCGGACGGCGGTGAGCCGAGTGGAACGAGCCGATCCGCGTCGGTTCGCGGGTCCGACAGCAGTGGCGAGCCGGCACCCGACGGCGGCGTCGATACCGATACTGCCGCGGACGCGGGCCTCCTCGCCGGTCGCGAGGAATCGCTCGAATCGCTCGTCCTCGGCGCTGCGGCGACGGCCGAGTCCGGCTCCGAGCACCCGATCGCGGCCGCGATCGTCGACGGGGCCGCGGAACGCGGGATCGAGGTGGGCGAGGTCAGCGAGTTCGAGAACGTCCCCGGCCACGGCATCCGCGCGGAGACCGATCGCGGCAGCGTGCTCGTGGGGCGCCGGAAGCTCCTCGAGGACGAGGGGATCGACACCGGGCCGGCCGAAGAGACCCTGACGCGGCTCGAGAGCGAAGGAAAGACGGCGATGCCGGTCGCCGTCGACGGCGAACTGCTGGGCGCGCTCGCGGTGGCAGACGAGGTTCGCGAGAGCGCGACGGAGACCGTCGCCGCGCTCCGGAAGCGGGGTACCGAGGTCGTGATGCTCACCGGCGACAACGAGCGCACGGCGCGCGCGGTCGCGAAACGGGTCGGGATCGACCCCGACAACGTCCGGGCGGAAGTGCTCCCGGAGGACAAGGCGGATCACGTCGAGGCCCTGCAGGACGACGGTTCGCGATCCTCGTCGGGCCGCGGATCCGACGGTGGGTCCCGCGTGATGATGGTCGGGGACGGCGTCAACGACGCGCCCGCGCTCACGGCCGCCCAGGTCGGCGTCGCGATCGGTTCCGGCACCGACGTCGCGATCGAGAGCGCCGACGTGACCCTGATGCGTGACGACCCCGCGGACGTGCTGAAGGCGATCCGGATCTCCGAGGCGACGCTCTCGAAGGTGCGCCAGAACCTGTTCTGGGCCTTCGTCTACAACACGACGCTGCTTCCGATCGCCTCGCTCGGGCTGTTGAACCCCGCGCTCGCGGGGCTGGCGATGGCGACCTCGAGCGTCAGCGTGATGACCAACAGTCTCGCGTTCGCGAACTACGACCCCCACGAGGAGTACCGACCCGCAGTCCTGAAGCCGTTCGATCGATTCCGGCGGTAG
- a CDS encoding THUMP domain-containing protein, with translation MYLLELGGEDDAFAAREARSAATGVRRIGPGIALANAIDPVRVRGLAYTHRASDLLGRTDATLDSARALLEAASIDREGTVAVRATDVHGSTGVSTERAERELGQLLVDRGFSVDLEEPDHLLRVVFSDGTIERDPDDGVLEPLDGGDEPVDERRSVCALGWLAAESVRDFGTRAPTEKPFFQPGSMDPLLARAVTNIAGARSGATILDPMCGTGGVLVEAGLVGADVIGTDAQSKMVRGARENLTHYLDRDESAPIGVDRGTWHVGRGDATRLPLADDVVDGVVFDAPYGRQSKIETHRLEDLVSGALSEARRVAPRAVVIADRSWASAAREAGWGIEAAFERRVHRSLTRYVLVLSA, from the coding sequence GTGTACCTCCTCGAACTCGGCGGCGAGGACGACGCGTTCGCGGCCCGCGAGGCCCGCAGCGCCGCGACCGGCGTCCGCCGAATCGGGCCCGGGATCGCCCTCGCGAACGCGATCGATCCGGTCCGGGTCCGGGGGCTCGCATACACGCACCGCGCGAGCGACCTTCTCGGCCGAACCGACGCCACCCTCGACAGCGCCCGCGCGCTGCTCGAAGCGGCGTCGATCGATCGCGAAGGAACGGTCGCCGTGCGGGCGACCGACGTTCACGGCTCGACCGGCGTCAGCACCGAACGCGCGGAACGCGAACTGGGCCAACTCCTGGTCGACCGCGGGTTTTCGGTGGATCTCGAGGAGCCGGACCACCTCCTGCGGGTCGTGTTTTCGGACGGGACGATCGAGCGGGACCCGGACGACGGCGTGCTCGAACCCCTGGACGGCGGTGACGAGCCCGTGGATGAGCGAAGGTCCGTCTGCGCCCTCGGCTGGCTCGCGGCCGAGAGCGTCCGGGACTTCGGCACCCGCGCCCCCACGGAGAAGCCGTTCTTCCAGCCCGGCAGCATGGACCCGCTGCTCGCGCGGGCCGTCACGAACATCGCGGGGGCCCGTTCCGGAGCGACGATCCTGGACCCGATGTGTGGGACGGGCGGCGTGCTCGTCGAGGCAGGCCTCGTCGGCGCGGACGTGATCGGCACCGACGCACAGTCGAAGATGGTCCGGGGCGCCCGAGAGAACCTGACCCACTACCTCGATCGCGACGAATCGGCGCCGATCGGCGTCGACCGGGGGACGTGGCACGTAGGCCGCGGCGACGCGACCCGTCTGCCACTCGCCGACGACGTCGTGGACGGCGTCGTCTTCGACGCCCCCTACGGCCGCCAGTCGAAGATCGAGACCCACCGCCTCGAGGACCTCGTGTCGGGCGCGCTGTCCGAGGCCCGTCGCGTGGCCCCGCGAGCGGTCGTGATCGCCGATCGATCGTGGGCGAGCGCGGCCCGCGAAGCCGGCTGGGGGATCGAGGCGGCGTTCGAGCGGCGGGTCCACCGGTCGCTGACCCGGTACGTGCTGGTGCTGTCGGCGTAA
- a CDS encoding acyl-CoA thioesterase, translating into MPTVLETRIRNRFRVQPNHANNNETLHGGTLMKWLDEVGAMSAMRFAGETCVTARVNELDFVRPIGLGDTALVEAYVYDAGRTSVRVAIRAWREEPRTGETEGTTESSFTFVAIDADGTPSPVPELSVESEEGRQLRDRALGNES; encoded by the coding sequence ATGCCGACCGTCCTCGAGACCCGCATTCGAAACCGCTTTCGCGTCCAGCCGAACCACGCGAACAACAACGAAACGCTCCACGGGGGCACCCTGATGAAGTGGCTCGACGAGGTGGGCGCGATGTCCGCGATGCGCTTCGCGGGCGAGACCTGCGTCACCGCCCGGGTGAACGAACTCGACTTCGTCCGGCCGATCGGACTGGGCGACACCGCCCTCGTCGAGGCGTACGTCTACGACGCCGGCCGGACGAGCGTCCGCGTCGCGATCCGCGCCTGGCGCGAGGAGCCCCGGACCGGCGAGACCGAGGGGACGACCGAGTCTTCGTTCACGTTCGTCGCGATCGACGCGGACGGGACGCCGTCACCGGTCCCCGAACTCTCCGTCGAGAGCGAGGAGGGTCGGCAGTTGCGAGACCGCGCGCTCGGGAACGAATCGTGA
- a CDS encoding amidohydrolase translates to MTTLAITGGKVLLPDATVTRADVLVDEADGVIRAIGEDLGADADEILDASDSLVTPGFVNGHCHVAMTLLRGYADDKPLDAWLREDIWPVEAELTADSVRAGTELGVLEMIKSGTTAFADMYFFVPTIADVVDEAGLRARLGHGVISVAKDEDEAREDAREGLAVAEEIDGMADGRISAAFMPHSLTTVDGQYLSEFVSEARELDVPLHYHANETEDEVTPIVEEHGVRPLAYAAEKGMLEPEDFIAHGVHLDESEIGLLAEAGTSVIHCPASNMKLASGMAPVERMREAGVTVGLGTDGAASNNDLSMLDEARDAAMLGKLATGDASAVPAEAVVDMLTGATADAIGIESGRLEAGAPADLAVIDLERPHLTPPHDLVSHLAYAAAAADVRHTVCDGQVLMRDREVLTLDEAAVRDRAREEAEALVTRAES, encoded by the coding sequence ATGACGACGCTGGCAATCACTGGTGGAAAGGTACTGTTGCCCGATGCGACGGTGACGCGTGCGGACGTCCTGGTCGACGAAGCGGACGGCGTGATCCGGGCGATCGGCGAGGACCTCGGGGCCGACGCCGACGAAATCCTCGACGCCTCGGACTCGCTCGTGACGCCCGGGTTCGTCAACGGTCACTGTCACGTCGCGATGACGCTCCTGCGGGGCTACGCGGACGATAAACCGCTCGACGCCTGGCTCCGGGAGGACATCTGGCCCGTCGAGGCCGAGTTGACGGCCGACTCGGTCCGAGCCGGCACCGAACTCGGCGTCCTCGAGATGATCAAGTCGGGGACGACGGCCTTCGCGGACATGTACTTCTTCGTGCCGACGATCGCCGACGTCGTCGACGAGGCAGGGCTGCGCGCCCGCCTCGGTCACGGCGTGATCTCCGTCGCCAAGGACGAAGACGAGGCGCGCGAGGACGCCCGCGAGGGGCTCGCCGTCGCCGAGGAGATCGACGGGATGGCGGACGGCCGGATCTCGGCGGCGTTCATGCCCCACTCGCTGACGACGGTCGACGGGCAGTACCTCTCGGAGTTCGTCTCGGAGGCCCGCGAACTCGACGTCCCGCTCCACTACCACGCCAACGAGACCGAAGACGAGGTGACGCCGATCGTCGAGGAACACGGGGTTCGGCCGCTGGCCTACGCCGCCGAGAAGGGGATGCTCGAACCGGAGGATTTCATCGCCCACGGCGTCCACCTCGACGAGAGCGAGATCGGCCTGCTCGCCGAGGCGGGAACGAGCGTGATCCACTGTCCCGCCTCGAACATGAAACTGGCCAGCGGGATGGCACCGGTCGAGCGCATGCGCGAGGCCGGCGTGACCGTCGGCCTCGGAACGGACGGCGCGGCCTCGAACAACGACCTCTCGATGCTCGACGAGGCCCGCGACGCGGCCATGCTCGGGAAACTCGCCACCGGGGACGCCAGCGCAGTCCCCGCCGAGGCCGTCGTCGACATGCTCACCGGCGCGACGGCCGACGCGATCGGCATCGAGTCGGGCCGTCTCGAGGCGGGTGCGCCCGCCGACCTCGCGGTGATCGACCTCGAGAGGCCACACCTGACCCCGCCCCACGATCTCGTGAGCCACCTCGCCTACGCGGCCGCGGCCGCCGACGTCCGCCACACCGTCTGTGACGGGCAGGTGCTCATGCGCGATCGCGAGGTGCTGACGCTCGACGAAGCGGCGGTTCGCGATCGGGCCCGCGAGGAAGCCGAGGCACTGGTGACGCGAGCCGAGTCCTGA
- a CDS encoding DUF7344 domain-containing protein: MTIHSDETHPGSNQPVSRRTGPVRLRSLSRDDLRTVLDSDRRRAIIGCVLAADAPITVQRLVACLADAEYDATAVTTLHELRQRVHISLRRTHLPLLESHGIVTYDRGDGVVSSGANLDRVESILDGDALLELPTARTE, from the coding sequence ATGACGATCCACTCCGACGAAACCCATCCCGGTTCGAATCAGCCGGTTTCCCGCCGTACCGGCCCGGTTCGACTCCGATCGCTCTCGCGGGACGATCTCCGGACCGTCCTGGACAGCGACCGGCGGCGCGCGATCATCGGGTGCGTGCTCGCCGCGGACGCGCCGATCACCGTCCAGCGGCTGGTCGCGTGTCTCGCCGACGCGGAGTACGACGCGACGGCCGTGACGACGCTGCACGAACTTCGCCAGCGCGTCCACATCTCCCTCCGCCGGACCCACCTGCCGTTGCTCGAGTCCCACGGGATCGTGACGTACGACCGGGGTGACGGCGTCGTCTCGTCGGGCGCGAACCTCGACCGCGTCGAGTCGATCCTCGACGGCGACGCGCTCCTCGAACTACCCACCGCCCGGACGGAGTAG
- a CDS encoding TATA-box-binding protein: protein MTDPKDTINIENVVASTGIGQELDLQSVAMDLEGADYDPEQFPGLVYRTQNPKSAALIFRSGKIVCTGAKSTDDVHESLRIVFDKLRELQIQVNEDPEIVVQNIVTSADLGRNLNLNAIAIGLGLENIEYEPEQFPGLVYRLDEPEVVALLFGSGKLVITGGKKPEDAEHAVDKIVSRLEDLGLLE from the coding sequence ATGACGGACCCGAAGGACACCATAAACATCGAAAACGTGGTGGCGTCGACCGGTATCGGACAGGAACTCGACCTCCAGAGCGTCGCGATGGACCTCGAGGGGGCCGACTACGATCCCGAACAGTTCCCCGGGCTGGTCTACCGCACCCAGAACCCGAAATCCGCCGCGCTGATCTTCCGATCGGGAAAGATCGTCTGTACCGGTGCCAAGAGCACCGACGACGTCCACGAGAGCCTGCGAATCGTCTTCGACAAGCTCCGCGAACTCCAGATCCAGGTCAACGAGGACCCCGAGATCGTCGTCCAGAACATCGTCACCTCGGCCGATCTGGGGCGCAACCTCAACCTGAACGCGATTGCGATCGGGCTCGGACTGGAGAACATCGAGTACGAACCCGAGCAGTTCCCCGGCCTGGTCTACCGCCTCGACGAACCCGAAGTGGTGGCCCTGCTCTTCGGCTCCGGGAAACTCGTCATTACCGGCGGAAAGAAACCCGAAGACGCCGAACACGCCGTCGACAAGATCGTCTCCCGGCTCGAGGACCTCGGGTTGCTCGAATAA
- a CDS encoding adenosylhomocysteinase: MSEYPPISEQLDDLEAAREEGRRKMDWAAQHMPILESVREEFVADRPFEGERIAMAMHVEAKTAILVETLAEGGADVAVTGCNPLSTHDDVSAALDAHENITSYAKRGVDDDEYYAAIEAVIAHEPTITVDDGMDLVAAIHEDYPELIEGIVGGAEETTTGVHRLRAMDDDGALEYPVFAVNDTPMKRLFDNVHGTGESSLASIAMTTNLSWAGKNVVVAGYGYCGKGVAKKAAGQNANVIVTEVEPRRALEAHMEGYEVMPMDEAAAVGDVFLTTTGNRDVIVEEHFEKMDDGVLLANAGHFDIEIDLDALDDLAVDRYEARDGVEAYEMDDGRRLNVIAEGRLVNLAAPISLGHPVEVMDQSFGIQAVCVRELLENSEEYDAGVHDVPDELDKEIAEIKLEAEGVDFDSLTDTQRDYMGSWDHGT; encoded by the coding sequence ATGAGCGAGTATCCCCCGATCAGCGAGCAACTCGACGATCTCGAGGCCGCTCGAGAAGAGGGACGCCGAAAGATGGACTGGGCCGCCCAGCACATGCCGATTCTCGAGTCCGTCCGCGAGGAGTTCGTCGCGGACCGTCCCTTCGAGGGCGAACGGATCGCGATGGCGATGCACGTCGAAGCCAAGACCGCGATCCTCGTCGAGACGCTCGCGGAGGGCGGCGCGGACGTCGCCGTCACGGGCTGTAACCCGCTGTCGACCCACGACGACGTGAGCGCGGCACTCGACGCCCACGAAAACATCACCAGCTACGCGAAACGCGGCGTCGACGACGACGAGTACTACGCCGCGATCGAGGCGGTCATCGCCCACGAACCGACGATCACCGTCGACGACGGGATGGACCTCGTCGCCGCGATTCACGAGGATTACCCCGAATTGATCGAAGGCATCGTCGGCGGCGCGGAGGAGACGACGACCGGCGTCCACCGCCTGCGTGCGATGGACGACGACGGTGCGCTCGAGTACCCGGTCTTCGCCGTGAACGACACGCCAATGAAGCGCCTCTTCGACAACGTCCACGGCACCGGCGAGTCCTCGCTGGCCTCGATCGCGATGACCACGAACCTCTCGTGGGCCGGCAAGAACGTCGTCGTCGCGGGCTACGGCTACTGCGGCAAGGGCGTCGCGAAGAAGGCCGCCGGCCAGAACGCGAACGTGATCGTCACCGAGGTCGAGCCGCGGCGCGCGCTCGAGGCCCACATGGAGGGTTACGAGGTCATGCCGATGGACGAGGCCGCCGCGGTCGGGGACGTCTTCCTGACGACGACGGGCAACCGCGACGTGATCGTCGAGGAGCACTTCGAGAAGATGGACGACGGGGTCCTGCTCGCCAACGCCGGTCACTTCGACATCGAGATCGACCTCGACGCGCTCGACGACCTCGCGGTCGATCGGTACGAGGCCCGCGACGGCGTCGAGGCATACGAGATGGACGACGGCCGCCGGCTGAACGTGATCGCCGAAGGCCGCCTCGTGAACCTGGCCGCGCCGATTTCGCTCGGCCATCCCGTCGAAGTGATGGACCAGAGCTTCGGCATCCAGGCCGTCTGTGTTCGAGAACTGCTTGAGAACAGCGAGGAGTACGATGCTGGCGTCCACGACGTACCGGACGAACTGGACAAAGAGATCGCCGAGATCAAACTCGAGGCCGAAGGCGTCGACTTCGATTCGCTGACCGATACCCAGCGCGACTACATGGGAAGCTGGGATCACGGGACGTAG
- a CDS encoding AIM24 family protein, translating into MDLDEFVQANAPEEGAKRFELENEKLLDIDLDGTAMMKAGSMIAYTGNVSFTGKSSAEGGISGFLKEKVTNEGTPVMEAEGTGHVYVADQGKKIQLLHLDAGEKISVNGNDILAFESQVDYSIGTVSSISAASSGGLTNVFLEGPGSVAITTHGDPLVLTPPVKTDPDATVAWSGSLSPGASRNTNLGDMIGQSSDERYQLDFSGDEGFVIVQPYEESQPQQ; encoded by the coding sequence ATGGATCTCGACGAATTTGTGCAGGCGAACGCGCCAGAAGAGGGAGCAAAACGGTTCGAACTGGAAAACGAGAAGCTCCTCGACATCGACCTGGACGGAACGGCGATGATGAAGGCGGGATCGATGATCGCCTACACCGGGAACGTCTCGTTCACCGGCAAGAGCTCGGCCGAGGGCGGGATCTCCGGATTCCTGAAGGAGAAAGTGACGAACGAGGGAACGCCCGTAATGGAGGCTGAAGGGACGGGACACGTCTACGTCGCGGACCAGGGGAAGAAAATCCAGCTGCTCCATCTCGACGCGGGAGAGAAAATTTCGGTCAACGGAAACGACATCCTCGCCTTCGAATCGCAGGTCGACTACAGTATCGGAACGGTCAGTAGCATCTCGGCAGCGTCGTCCGGAGGGCTCACGAACGTCTTCCTCGAAGGCCCCGGAAGCGTGGCGATCACGACCCACGGCGACCCGCTCGTCCTGACGCCACCGGTCAAAACCGACCCCGACGCGACCGTCGCGTGGAGCGGCTCGCTCTCGCCCGGCGCGAGCCGGAATACGAATCTCGGAGATATGATCGGACAGTCCTCCGACGAGCGGTACCAGCTCGACTTCTCGGGAGACGAAGGGTTCGTCATCGTGCAACCGTACGAGGAATCCCAGCCCCAGCAGTGA